The following proteins come from a genomic window of Trifolium pratense cultivar HEN17-A07 linkage group LG4, ARS_RC_1.1, whole genome shotgun sequence:
- the LOC123921617 gene encoding protein TIC 20, chloroplastic, giving the protein MIGNGGTLSQGSVLCYACQMPAKVAVSSVRSFWGHSLQNKPRGMAFTDMSATSSLLLSGGQNLLFRTIPVLPSLRKSCKSPRAMKDGAAGYRYPPMTKKPRWWWRTLSCIPYLLPFHQVWMYAQTAYNLHPFLESFEYYTYPFLRSIGSLPRWSLIAYFVIAYLTIVRRKEWPHFFRYHVALGMLIEIALQVTGIVSRWMPKSFYWGKLGMHFWTTAFFIFLFTTIECIRCALVGMYADIPFVCDAAYIQIPYE; this is encoded by the exons ATGATTGGAAATGGCGGTACCTTATCCCAAGGTTCTGTCTTATGTTACGCTTGTCAAATGCCTGCTAAGGTTGCTGTCTCAAGTGTCCGAAGTTTTTGGGGACATAGTTTACAAAATAAACCAAGAG GAATGGCATTCACAGACATGTCTGCTACGTCGAGCCTGCTGTTAAGTGGGGGTCAAAATCTTCTGTTTCGTACTATCCCTGTGTTACCTAGTCTACGCAAATCTTGTAAGTCCCCTCGAGCGATGAAGGATGGCGCTGCTGGCTATCGATACCCTCCGATGACAAAAAAACCAAGATGGTGGTGGAGAACATTATCATGCATCCCTTACCTCTTACCTTTCCATCAAGTATGGATGTATGCTCAGACAGCATACAATCTTCACCCGTTTCTCGAGAGTTTCGAATACTATACATACCCTTTTCTTAGGTCAATTGGGAGCCTACCTAGATGGTCTCTCATAGCATACTTTGTGATTGCATATCTTACAATTGTGAGGAGAAAAGAATGGCCTCATTTCTTCAGATATCATGTTGCATTAGGAATGTTAATCGAGATAGCCCTGCAGGTTACAGGCATTGTGAGCCGTTGGATGCCAAAATCATTCTATTGGGGTAAACTTGGAATGCATTTCTGGACTActgcatttttcatttttctctttacTACCATAGAGTGCATTAGGTGTGCCCTTGTTGGTATGTATGCCGATATCCCTTTTGTCTGTGATGCAGCATATATCCAAATACCATATGAATAA
- the LOC123921614 gene encoding coatomer subunit beta'-2-like, producing MPLRLEIKRKLAQRSERVKSVDLHPTEPWILASLYSGTVCIWNYQSQTMAKSFEVTELPVRSAKFIARKQWVVAGADDMFIRVYNYNTMDKVKVFEAHTDYIRCVAVHPTLPYVLSSSDDMLIKLWDWEKGWICTQIFEGHSHYVMQVTFNPKDTNTFASASLDRTIKIWNLGSPDPNFTLDAHQKGVNCVDYFTGGDKPYLITGSDDHTAKVWDYQTKSCVQTLDGHTHNVSAVCFHPELPIIITGSEDGTVRIWHSTTYRLENTLNYGLERVWAVGYLKSSRRVVIGYDEGTIMVKLGREEPVASMDNSGKIIWAKHNEIQTVNIRSVGADAEIADGERLPLAVKELGTCDLYPQSLRHNPNGRFVVVCGDGEYIIYTALAWRNRSFGSALEIVWSSDGEYAVRESTSKIKIFSKTFQEKKSIRPTFSAERIFGGTVLAMCSNDFICFYDWAECRLIRRIDVNVKNLYWADSGDLVAISSDTSFYILKYNRDVVSSYLDSGSSVDEQGVEDAFELLHEMSERVRTGVWVGDCFIYTNASWRLNYCVGGEVTTMFHLDRPMYLLGYLASQSKVYLIDKEFNIVGYTLLLSLIEYKTLVMRGDLERANEILPSIPKEHHNSVAHFLESRGMIEDALEVATDPEYRFDLAIQLGRLEVAKAIAIEVKSESKWKQLGELAMSTGKLDMAEECLKHAMDLSGLLLLYSSLGDAEGISKLATLAKEQGKNNVAFLCLFMLGKLEDCLQLLVESNRIPEAALMARSYLPSKVSEIVAIWRKDLSKVNPKAAESLADPEEYPNLFEDWQVALEVESKAAETRGIYHPAEEYVNHTGKSHVTLVDAFRNMQIEEGDQPLENGDSSHELIEQNGDEDYREEHEEENGEDYTDEQVEQNGEEGSQEDSTDGAVLVNGNEADEELSTNKE from the exons ATG CCTCTCAGACTCGAAATCAag CGAAAGCTTGCTCAAAGATCAGAGAGAGTAAAGTCTGTGGATCTACATCCAACAGAACCATG GATTCTAGCAAGTTTATACTCCGGGACTGTCTGTATCTGGAATTACCAATCTCAG ACCATGGCTAAGTCTTTTGAGGTTACTGAGTTACCTG TTAGGTCAGCCAAGTTTATTGCACGCAAACAGTGGGTTGTTGCGGGAGCAGATGATATGTTTATTCGTGTATATAATTACAACACAATGGATAAAGTAAAAGTATTTGAGGCACACACAGATTACATTAGGTGTGTGGCTGTTCATCCCACCCTTCCCTACGTGCTATCGTCGTCTGACGATATGCTCATAAAGCTTTGGGATTGGGAAAAAGGCTGGATCTGTACCCAGATATTTGAGGGACATTCTCATTATGTCATGCAAGTGACATTCAACCCTAAAGATACAAACACCTTTGCCAGTGCATCTCTTGATCGGACCATAAAG ATTTGGAATCTCGGTTCTCCTGATCCAAATTTTACGTTGGATGCCCATCAAAAAGGAGTGAATTGTGTTGATTATTTTACTGGTGGTGACAAACCTTATCTAATTACTGGTTCTGATGATCACACCGCCAAG GTATGGGATTATCAGACCAAAAGTTGTGTCCAGACTCTAGATGGTCACACTCACAATGTATCTGCTGTATGCTTTCATCCTGAACTTCCTATTATTATTACTGGCTCTGAGGATGGTACAGTCCGCATTTGGCATTCAACAACTTATAG GCTTGAGAACACATTGAATTATGGTCTCGAAAGAGTTTGGGCTGTTGGATACCTGAAGAGTTCACGCCG GGTTGTGATTGGCTATGATGAAGGAACTATAATGGTCAAACTTGGTAGAGAAGAACCTGTAGCCAGCATGGACAACAGTGGGAAGATCATTTGGGCTAAGCATAACGAGATTCAAACTGTCAATATAAGGAGTGTAGGAGCAGATGCCGAG ATTGCTGATGGAGAAAGGTTACCGTTAGCTGTTAAGGAGTTGGGCACCTGTGATCTCTATCCACAA AGTTTAAGGCATAATCCAAATGGGaggtttgttgttgtttgtggGGATGGtgagtatattatatatactgcCTTGGCATGGAGAAATAGGTCATTTGGCTCTGCACTTGAAATTGTTTGGTCTTCGGATGGAGAGTATGCTGTAAGAGAAAGTACTTCAAAGATTAAAATTTTCAGCAAAACTTTCCAG GAAAAGAAAAGTATCCGACCAACTTTTTCAGCAGAACGAATATTTGGTGGCACTGTATTGGCAATGTGCTCAAATGATTTCATCTGCTTTTATGATTGGGCTGAATGCAGATTGATTAGGCGCATTGATGTAAATGTGAAA AACCTCTACTGGGCTGATAGCGGTGATCTAGTGGCGATTTCTAGTGATACATCATTCTACATTCTAAAGTACAAT CGTGATGTTGTTTCATCATATTTAGATAGTGGGAGCTCTGTGGATGAGCAAGGTGTTGAAGATGCCTTCGAGCTCCTTCATGAAATGAGTGAACGTGTCAGGACAGGGGTCTGGGTTGGAGATTGTTTTATCTACACCAATGCTTCATGGAGGCTTAATTATTGTGTTGGTGGTGAG GTAACAACAATGTTTCACTTGGATCGTCCGATGTACTTGTTGGGATATCTTGCCAGCCAAAGCAAGGTTTATTTGATTGACAAAGAATTCAA TATTGTGGGCTACACACTGCTTTTAAGCTTAATTGAGTACAAGACTCTTGTGATGCGCGGTGATTTGGAAAGGGCTAATGAAATTCTGCCATCAATTCCAAAAGAGCATCATAACAG CGTGGCTCATTTCCTGGAATCACGAGGCATGATAGAAGATGCCCTTGAAGTAGCTACTGACCCTGAGTACAGATTTGATCTAGCCATACAACTTGGAAGATTAGAGGTTGCAAAG GCTATTGCTATAGAAGTAAAGAGCGAGTCCAAATGGAAGCAGTTGGGAGAATTAGCTATGTCTACTGGAAAG TTAGACATGGCCGAGGAGTGTTTAAAACATGCAATGGATTTGAGTGGATTGTTGCTTCTATATTCTTCTTTAGGAGATGCTGAAGGAATATCCAAACTTGCAACTCTTGCTAAAGAGCAAGGGAAGAACAATGTTGCTTTCCTTTGCTTATTTATGTTAGGTAAACTTGAAGACTGCCTTCAATTATTAGTAGAAAG CAATCGGATTCCAGAGGCTGCCTTGATGGCTCGATCATACCTTCCAAGCAAGGTCTCAGAGATAGTGGCAATTTGGAGAAAAGATCTCAGCAAG GTTAATCCCAAAGCTGCTGAATCTTTGGCTGATCCCGAGGAGTATCCTAATTTGTTTGAAGATTGGCAAGTTGCACTTGAGGTTGAATCTAAAGCTGCAGAAACAAG GGGTATTTACCATCCTGCAGAGGAGTACGTTAACCACACTGGTAAATCACATGTCACCCTTGTTGATGCTTTCAGAAATATGCAGATCGAAGAAGGGGATCAGCCTCTTGAGAATGGGGACTCTAGTCACGAG TTGATTGAACAAAATGGAGATGAGGATTATAGAGAGGAGCATGAAGAGGAAAATGGAGAAGATTATACCGATGAGCAGGTAGAACAAAACGGAGAGGAAGGAAGCCAAGAAGATTCTACTGATGGTGCAGTTCTCGTTAATGGCAACGAGGCTGATGAAGAGTTGAGTACAAATAAAGAATGA
- the LOC123921611 gene encoding putative pentatricopeptide repeat-containing protein At3g47840 has product MHILPKLFDGFTRRVWVYRCYTSSPGLALADSFYLNENTPLCSRNLDPPLNYVYPGTAIERRDMIWEGKLEQRSPTAFYVPNMPELNSQLKQLMKLGKICEARDMFNKMAHRDEISWTNLIAGYVNAADSNEALILFSNMWVDSGLQKDQFVVSVTLKACALGMNIYFGELLHGFSVKSGLINSVFVSSALVDMYMKVGETEQGRSVFEKMTTRNVVSWTAIIVGLVHAGYRLEGLLYFSEMWRSKVGYDSHTFAIALKASADSGMLHHGKAIHAQTIKQGFNETAFVVNTLGTMYNKCGKPDYVMQLFGKTRIPDVVSWTNLITTYVQMGEEEQALNAFKRMRKSNVSPNEYTFASIISACASLAVSGCGEQIHGHVLRLGLVDALSVANSIITLYSKCGLLREASLVFHGMSRKDIISWSTIISVYSQGNHAKEAFNYLSWMRREGPKPNEFALASVLSVCGSMALLEQGKQVHAHALCIGLDHEAMVHSALISMYSRSGNLQEASKVFNGININDIISWTAMINGYAEHGYSQEAISLFENISRVGLTPDYVTFIGVLTACNHAGLVDLGFYYLKLMTNAYRITPSKEHYGCMIDLLCRAGRLSEAEHMVRNMPFPCDDVVWSTLLRACKDHGDVDRGSWAAEHILRLDPNSAGTYITIANIYSASGRWKEAAHFRKLMKSKGIIKEPGWSWINVNDQLNTFVAGDQSHPLSEHITTILELLSMSIGDARLDLGSIVEDVED; this is encoded by the exons ATGCACATTTTACCGAAACTCTTCGACGGCTTTACGCGACGTGTTTGGGTGTATCGCTGTTATACTTCTTCTCCTGGCCTTGCCCTTGCTGATTCATTTTATCTCAATGAAAACACTCCTCTATGCTCAAGGAACCTCGACCCACCTCTCAATTATGTCTATCCAg GAACTGCCATTGAAAGAAGAGATATGATCTGGGAGGGGAAACTGGAACAGCGATCTCCAACTGCCTTTTATGTGCCTAATATGCCTGAACTTAACTCTCAATTGAAGCAACTAATGAAACTGGGAAAAATTTGTGAAGCCAGGGATATGTTTAATAAAATGGCTCACAGAGATGAGATATCATGGACAAATTTAATAGCGGGTTATGTCAATGCCGCAGACTCGAATGAAGCATTGATCTTATTCTCAAATATGTGGGTCGACTCTGGACTTCAAAAGGATCAATTTGTTGTAAGTGTTACCCTCAAGGCTTGTGCACTTggcatgaatatatattttGGAGAATTATTGCATGGATTTTCAGTGAAATCTGGTTTGATAAACTCTGTTTTTGTCAGCAGTGCCCTTGTAGACATGTACATGAAAGTAGGAGAAACAGAACAAGGTCGCAGTGTCTTTGAAAAAATGACAACAAGAAATGTAGTATCATGGACTGCAATTATTGTGGGGCTTGTACATGCTGGTTACCGTTTGGAGGGACTGTTGTACTTTTCTGAAATGTGGAGATCAAAAGTGGGCTATGATTCACATACATTTGCCATTGCTTTAAAGGCATCTGCTGATTCAGGTATGTTGCATCATGGGAAAGCCATACATGCACAAACAATAAAACAAGGGTTCAATGAAACTGCGTTTGTTGTTAATACTCTTGGTACCATGTATAATAAATGTGGAAAACCAGACTATGTAATGCAATTATTTGGAAAAACGAGGATTCCAGATGTAGTTTCATGGACGAACCTTATCACAACTTATGTACAAATGGGTGAAGAAGAACAAGCATTGAATGCATTTAAAAGAATGAGGAAATCCAATGTCAGTCCCAATGAGTATACTTTTGCATCCATAATTTCTGCTTGTGCCAGTCTTGCTGTTTCTGGATGCGGGGAGCAAATACATGGCCATGTATTGCGTCTAGGTTTGGTAGATGCCTTGTCGGTGGCAAATTCCATCATCACTCTTTATTCGAAATGTGGGCTGTTACGGGAAGCTTCATTGGTATTTCATGGTATGAGTAGGAAAGATATTATTTCTTGGAGCACTATAATTTCTGTTTATTCTCAAGGAAATCACGCAAAAGAAGCTTTCAACTATCTATCATGGATGAGAAGGGAAGGACCGAAACCAAATGAATTTGCTCTTGCTAGTGTGCTGAGTGTTTGTGGAAGCATGGCACTTCTGGAGCAAGGTAAGCAGGTGCATGCTCATGCCCTGTGCATTGGTTTAGATCATGAAGCAATGGTTCATAGTGCTCTAATTAGTATGTATTCAAGAAGTGGAAATCTACAAGAGGCTTCAAAAGTTTTTAATGGTATAAACATTAACGATATCATATCATGGACTGCAATGATTAATGGGTATGCGGAACATGGTTACAGCCAAGAGGCTATTAGCTTGTTTGAGAATATTTCCCGTGTTGGTTTAACGCCGGACTATGTGACGTTTATTGGGGTTCTGACTGCTTGTAACCATGCTGGATTGGTTGATCTTGGTTTCTACTACTTAAAGTTAATGACTAATGCATACCGAATCACTCCTTCAAAAGAGCACTACGGTTGCATGATTGATCTTCTATGCAGAGCAGGGCGGTTGAGTGAGGCTGAGCATATGGTACGAAACATGCCATTCCCTTGTGATGATGTTGTATGGTCTACCTTACTCAGAGCATGTAAGGATCATGGTGATGTTGACCGGGGAAGTTGGGCAGCAGAACATATACTTCGCTTGGATCCAAATTCTGCCGGAACTTACATCACTATTGCTAACATATATTCTGCCAGTGGAAGATGGAAGGAAGCGGCACATTTCAGGAAGTTAATGAAGTCAAAAGGAATAATAAAGGAGCCAGGATGGTCTTGGATTAATGTCAATGATCAATTAAATACATTTGTTGCTGGGGATCAATCTCATCCGCTAAGTGAACATATAACAACCATTTTGGAATTACTAAGCATGAGTATAGGAGACGCTAGGCTGGATTTAGGTTCTATTGTAGAAGATGTTGAAGATTAG